In Deltaproteobacteria bacterium, a single genomic region encodes these proteins:
- a CDS encoding serine/threonine protein kinase produces the protein MKRASEAEKLQPGSPGDPVPFGKYYLLGLVARGGMAEVYRARLRDDPEGNLLAIKVMRPQLAREARFVDMFNREGQLAMLLRDPNIVRTVEVGRIEGRHYIAMEYIGGRDLTQVLRRCQEANQRIPVPHAVYIASRIAAGLDFAHNLRGPDGRPLNLVNRDVSPSNVRLSYDGDVKLLDFGIAQALMKFTSEIGVLKGKFSYMSPEQIRGMPVDARTDIFSCGIILHEMLTTEKLFRGDTEFQLMEKVRKAEVPPPSKFNRRVNERLDAIVLKALARDVQDRYQTAAELRDDLQELLEGYRFDQKELRDFMRARFRAEWAKEQQEQQIARTSQPLGADAPPAGIPAGTRGKRETDGPEIVIATDDAADASADAATPPPAADDAAAPASPEPKGGFWARLRRRRKQD, from the coding sequence GTGAAGCGGGCATCGGAAGCCGAGAAGCTCCAACCCGGGTCGCCCGGGGATCCCGTTCCATTCGGGAAGTACTACCTGCTCGGCCTGGTCGCGCGCGGCGGGATGGCCGAGGTCTACCGCGCGCGGCTGCGCGACGATCCCGAGGGCAACCTGCTGGCCATCAAGGTGATGCGGCCGCAACTCGCGCGCGAGGCGCGGTTCGTCGACATGTTCAACCGCGAGGGCCAGCTCGCGATGCTGCTGCGGGATCCGAACATCGTCCGCACGGTCGAGGTAGGCCGCATCGAGGGGCGCCACTACATCGCGATGGAATACATCGGCGGCCGCGACCTGACGCAGGTGCTGCGCCGCTGCCAGGAAGCGAACCAGAGGATTCCCGTGCCCCATGCGGTGTACATCGCGTCGCGCATCGCAGCGGGGCTCGACTTCGCGCACAACCTTCGCGGCCCCGACGGCAGACCGCTGAACCTGGTCAACCGCGACGTATCGCCGTCCAACGTGCGGCTGTCGTACGACGGCGACGTCAAACTGTTGGACTTCGGCATCGCCCAGGCGCTGATGAAGTTCACGTCCGAGATCGGCGTGCTCAAGGGCAAGTTCAGCTACATGTCGCCGGAGCAGATTCGCGGCATGCCGGTGGATGCGCGGACCGACATCTTCTCGTGCGGAATCATCCTCCACGAGATGCTCACCACGGAGAAGCTGTTCCGCGGTGACACCGAGTTCCAGCTGATGGAGAAGGTGCGCAAGGCCGAAGTGCCGCCGCCGAGCAAGTTCAACCGCCGCGTCAACGAACGACTCGACGCGATCGTGCTCAAGGCGCTCGCCCGCGACGTACAGGACCGCTACCAGACCGCGGCCGAGCTGCGCGACGACTTGCAGGAGCTGCTCGAAGGCTACCGGTTCGACCAAAAAGAGCTGCGGGATTTCATGCGCGCGCGGTTTCGCGCCGAATGGGCCAAAGAGCAGCAGGAACAACAGATCGCGCGCACGTCGCAACCGCTGGGCGCGGACGCGCCGCCCGCCGGCATTCCGGCCGGGACGCGCGGCAAACGCGAAACGGACGGCCCGGAGATCGTCATCGCAACGGACGACGCGGCGGACGCATCGGCCGACGCAGCGACGCCGCCGCCCGCCGCGGACGACGCAGCCGCCCCGGCGTCGCCCGAGCCCAAGGGCGGCTTCTGGGCCCGCCTGCGCCGCAGGCGAAAACAAGACTGA
- a CDS encoding SDR family oxidoreductase: MSRAIPSPESQRVFAPGTFDGHVAVVTGGGTGIGLATASELVRLGARVAICSRKRDNVDRGVAQLAAIAGAGRVYGAVCDIREPDSVEAFVAGVLERFDTIDILVNNAGGQFPSPAQMITPKGFHAVVRNNLVGTFTMTREVATRAMIPRKRGRICSVTACVYRGFPGMAHTGAARAGVENLTMSLAVEWAQFGITVNAVAPGIIESSGVKQYPAEVLELGIRNTPLKRAGSVEETAASIVFLVSPAAQFITGAVLRVDGGKALWGDTWVIPDDA, encoded by the coding sequence ATGTCCCGCGCCATCCCGAGTCCCGAGTCCCAACGCGTCTTCGCGCCCGGTACGTTCGACGGCCACGTCGCGGTCGTCACCGGCGGCGGCACCGGTATCGGCCTTGCGACCGCGAGCGAACTGGTTCGCCTCGGCGCGCGCGTGGCCATCTGCAGCCGCAAGCGCGACAACGTCGACCGCGGCGTGGCCCAACTCGCGGCGATCGCCGGCGCCGGCCGGGTGTACGGCGCGGTGTGCGACATACGCGAGCCCGACAGCGTCGAGGCGTTCGTCGCCGGCGTGCTCGAGCGGTTCGACACGATCGACATCCTGGTCAACAACGCCGGCGGGCAGTTCCCGTCGCCGGCGCAGATGATCACGCCGAAGGGATTTCACGCCGTGGTGCGCAACAACCTCGTCGGCACGTTCACGATGACGCGCGAGGTGGCGACGCGCGCGATGATCCCGCGCAAGCGCGGCCGCATCTGCAGCGTCACGGCGTGCGTGTATCGCGGTTTCCCCGGCATGGCGCACACCGGTGCGGCGCGCGCCGGCGTCGAGAACCTCACGATGAGCCTCGCGGTCGAGTGGGCTCAGTTCGGCATCACCGTCAACGCGGTGGCACCCGGCATCATCGAGTCCTCTGGCGTCAAGCAATATCCCGCGGAGGTGTTGGAACTCGGCATCCGCAACACGCCGCTCAAGCGCGCCGGCTCCGTCGAAGAGACGGCCGCGTCCATCGTGTTCCTCGTGTCCCCGGCGGCCCAGTTCATCACCGGGGCCGTGCTCCGCGTCGACGGCGGCAAGGCGTTGTGGGGCGACACCTGGGTCATTCCAGACGACGCGTGA